In one Brassica oleracea var. oleracea cultivar TO1000 chromosome C9, BOL, whole genome shotgun sequence genomic region, the following are encoded:
- the LOC106313233 gene encoding serine/threonine-protein kinase TOUSLED-like isoform X2 — MSDEMVIQFSSNSSNQSDHSLPDKLAKLEARLTGKTASSAKQQQQLSVWSSASTAAAGSSEASISDSDDENTGDFLIRANTKKRQKVEHFNNTTTSTVAEPQEAAYDARKNEAETKTGLDVSKKKQGRARASSTGRGRGSKANNDVTKSQSFAAPVSAQLNVSDHKDLGPDGQLRNGEGSRHDDDVSSLRAKITVLEEELCKSRQDSSEDQNLIRKLENELKDLKDQEQQVKQKTTKVISDLLISVSKSERQEARTKVKHDSLRLGSVGVLRTGTIIAETWEDGQMLKDLNAQLKQLLETKEVIERQRKLLKKRQNGDKSDGTDSESGAQEEDIIPDEIYKSRLASIKREEEVVMRERERYELEKGQLIKEMKRIRDEDGSQFNHFPVLNCRYALLNLLGKGGFSEVYKAYDLVNHRYVACKLHGLNAQWSEEKKQSYIRHAMREYDIHKDLVHHHIVRLWDIFRIDLDTFCTVLEYCSGKDLDAVLKATSNLPEKEAKIVIVQIVRGLVYLNKRSQKIIHYDLKPGNVLFDEFGVAKVTDFGLSKIVEDNAGSQGMELTSQGAGTYWYLPPECFELSKTPMISSKVDVWSVGVLFYQMLFKKRPFGHDLSQERILREDTIIKAKKVEFPAKPAISNEAKDLIRRCLTYSQADRPDVLTLAQDPYLSYTKK; from the exons ATGTCTGATGAGATGGTGATACAATTCTCCTCCAATTCTTCCAATCAGTCCGATCACTCTCTCCCCGACAAACTCGCTAAGCTCGAGGCCCGCTTGACCGGCAAAACCGCCTCCTCCGCCAAGCAGCAGCAGCAGCTCTCCGTCTGGTCATCTGCTTCCACCGCCGCGGCGGGATCGTCTGAAGCCTCTATCAGTGATTCCGACGACGAG AACACAGGAGACTTCCTCATCCGAGCCAATACCAAAAAGCGCCAGAAAGTTGAACACTTTAACAACACCACCACCTCCACTGTTGCTGAG CCCCAAGAGGCGGCATACGATGCAAGAAAAAACGAGGCTGAGACAAAGACAGGCCTTGATGTTAGTAAGAAGAAACAAGGTCGAGCTCGGGCTTCGTCAACAGGCAGAGGGCGTGGTTCTAAAGCTAATAATGACGTCACGAAATCTCAGTCTTTCGCTGCACCTGTATCAGCTCAACTGAATGTCTCTGATCACAAG GATTTGGGGCCTGATGGACAGCTCAGGAATGGTGAAGGCTCTCGCCATGAT GACGATGTGTCATCTTTACGTGCAAAAATCACTGTGCTGGAGGAGGAATTGTGTAAATCTCGACAAGATTCTTCTGAGGACCAGAATCTAATACGGAAGCTTGAGAAT GAGTTAAAAGATCTAAAAGATCAGGAACAACAAGTGAAGCAAAAG ACAACTAAAGTAATATCTGACCTTCTAATATCTGTTTCCAAAAGTGAGAGACAAGAAGCAAGGACAAAAGTCAAACATGATTCTTTGCGATTAGGCAGCGTTGGTGTACTCAG GACGGGAACCATCATAGCTGAGACATGGGAGGACGGACAAATGTTGAAAGATCTGAATGCTCAACTT AAACAATTGCTGGAAACCAAGGAGGTTATTGAGAGACAAAGAAAACTCCTAAAGAAACGACAGAATGGTG ATAAGAGTGACGGGACTGATTCAGAATCAGGAGCACAAGAGGAAGATATCATCCCCGATGAGATTTACAAGTCTCGCCTTGCTAGTATCAAGCGG GAGGAGGAAGTAGTTATGCGTGAGAGAGAGAGGTATGAACTGGAAAAGGGTCAGCTTATAAAGGAGATGAAGCGCATACGAGATGAAGATGGTTCTCAGTTCAACCATTTCCCAGTTTTGAATTGCCGATATGCGCTTCTGAATCTTCTTGGTAAAGGCGGATTTAGTGAAGTCTATAAG GCATATGATTTGGTGAATCATAGATATGTTGCGTGCAAGCTTCATGGTTTAAACGCTCAGTGGAGTGAAGAAAAAAAGCAAAGTTACATCCGACATGCCATGAGAGAATATGATATCCATAAAGATCTTGTGCATCACCACATTGTCCGGCTTTGGGATATATTTAGAATTGACCTGGATACATTCTGCACTGTTCTGGAATATTGTAGTG GAAAAGACCTTGATGCGGTTCTGAAGGCAACATCTAATCTTCCTGAGAAAGAAGCAAAGATTGTCATTGTACAAATAGTTCGAGGCCTTGTGTATCTGAACAAAAGATCACAGAAGATAATTCACTATGATTTGAAGCCAGGGAATGTTCTATTTGATGAGTTTGGAGTCGCAAAAGTGACTGATTTTGGTCTTAGCAAGATTGTGGAAGACAATGCTGGTTCCCAAGGAATGGAGCTTACATCACAGGGAGCTGGAACCTACTG GTACTTGCCCCCAGAATGTTTTGAGCTTAGCAAAACTCCTATGATCTCATCAAAG GTTGATGTATGGTCGGTTGGTGTTCTGTTTTACCAAATGCTATTTAAAAAGCGACCCTTTGGACATGACCTAAGCCAAGAACGGATACTACGAGAAGACACAATCATTAAAGCCAAAAAAGTTGAGTTCCCAGCAAAACCTGCCATCTCAAATGAAGCAAAG GATTTGATTCGACGATGTCTAACATACAGCCAAGCAGATAGGCCTGATGTTCTAACACTGGCACAGGATCCATATCTTTCCTACACTAAGAAATGA
- the LOC106313233 gene encoding serine/threonine-protein kinase TOUSLED-like isoform X1: MSDEMVIQFSSNSSNQSDHSLPDKLAKLEARLTGKTASSAKQQQQLSVWSSASTAAAGSSEASISDSDDENTGDFLIRANTKKRQKVEHFNNTTTSTVAEPQEAAYDARKNEAETKTGLDVSKKKQGRARASSTGRGRGSKANNDVTKSQSFAAPVSAQLNVSDHKDLGPDGQLRNGEGSRHDDDVSSLRAKITVLEEELCKSRQDSSEDQNLIRKLENELKDLKDQEQQVKQKTTKVISDLLISVSKSERQEARTKVKHDSLRLGSVGVLSHFRTGTIIAETWEDGQMLKDLNAQLKQLLETKEVIERQRKLLKKRQNGDKSDGTDSESGAQEEDIIPDEIYKSRLASIKREEEVVMRERERYELEKGQLIKEMKRIRDEDGSQFNHFPVLNCRYALLNLLGKGGFSEVYKAYDLVNHRYVACKLHGLNAQWSEEKKQSYIRHAMREYDIHKDLVHHHIVRLWDIFRIDLDTFCTVLEYCSGKDLDAVLKATSNLPEKEAKIVIVQIVRGLVYLNKRSQKIIHYDLKPGNVLFDEFGVAKVTDFGLSKIVEDNAGSQGMELTSQGAGTYWYLPPECFELSKTPMISSKVDVWSVGVLFYQMLFKKRPFGHDLSQERILREDTIIKAKKVEFPAKPAISNEAKDLIRRCLTYSQADRPDVLTLAQDPYLSYTKK; this comes from the exons ATGTCTGATGAGATGGTGATACAATTCTCCTCCAATTCTTCCAATCAGTCCGATCACTCTCTCCCCGACAAACTCGCTAAGCTCGAGGCCCGCTTGACCGGCAAAACCGCCTCCTCCGCCAAGCAGCAGCAGCAGCTCTCCGTCTGGTCATCTGCTTCCACCGCCGCGGCGGGATCGTCTGAAGCCTCTATCAGTGATTCCGACGACGAG AACACAGGAGACTTCCTCATCCGAGCCAATACCAAAAAGCGCCAGAAAGTTGAACACTTTAACAACACCACCACCTCCACTGTTGCTGAG CCCCAAGAGGCGGCATACGATGCAAGAAAAAACGAGGCTGAGACAAAGACAGGCCTTGATGTTAGTAAGAAGAAACAAGGTCGAGCTCGGGCTTCGTCAACAGGCAGAGGGCGTGGTTCTAAAGCTAATAATGACGTCACGAAATCTCAGTCTTTCGCTGCACCTGTATCAGCTCAACTGAATGTCTCTGATCACAAG GATTTGGGGCCTGATGGACAGCTCAGGAATGGTGAAGGCTCTCGCCATGAT GACGATGTGTCATCTTTACGTGCAAAAATCACTGTGCTGGAGGAGGAATTGTGTAAATCTCGACAAGATTCTTCTGAGGACCAGAATCTAATACGGAAGCTTGAGAAT GAGTTAAAAGATCTAAAAGATCAGGAACAACAAGTGAAGCAAAAG ACAACTAAAGTAATATCTGACCTTCTAATATCTGTTTCCAAAAGTGAGAGACAAGAAGCAAGGACAAAAGTCAAACATGATTCTTTGCGATTAGGCAGCGTTGGTGTACTCAG TCATTTCAGGACGGGAACCATCATAGCTGAGACATGGGAGGACGGACAAATGTTGAAAGATCTGAATGCTCAACTT AAACAATTGCTGGAAACCAAGGAGGTTATTGAGAGACAAAGAAAACTCCTAAAGAAACGACAGAATGGTG ATAAGAGTGACGGGACTGATTCAGAATCAGGAGCACAAGAGGAAGATATCATCCCCGATGAGATTTACAAGTCTCGCCTTGCTAGTATCAAGCGG GAGGAGGAAGTAGTTATGCGTGAGAGAGAGAGGTATGAACTGGAAAAGGGTCAGCTTATAAAGGAGATGAAGCGCATACGAGATGAAGATGGTTCTCAGTTCAACCATTTCCCAGTTTTGAATTGCCGATATGCGCTTCTGAATCTTCTTGGTAAAGGCGGATTTAGTGAAGTCTATAAG GCATATGATTTGGTGAATCATAGATATGTTGCGTGCAAGCTTCATGGTTTAAACGCTCAGTGGAGTGAAGAAAAAAAGCAAAGTTACATCCGACATGCCATGAGAGAATATGATATCCATAAAGATCTTGTGCATCACCACATTGTCCGGCTTTGGGATATATTTAGAATTGACCTGGATACATTCTGCACTGTTCTGGAATATTGTAGTG GAAAAGACCTTGATGCGGTTCTGAAGGCAACATCTAATCTTCCTGAGAAAGAAGCAAAGATTGTCATTGTACAAATAGTTCGAGGCCTTGTGTATCTGAACAAAAGATCACAGAAGATAATTCACTATGATTTGAAGCCAGGGAATGTTCTATTTGATGAGTTTGGAGTCGCAAAAGTGACTGATTTTGGTCTTAGCAAGATTGTGGAAGACAATGCTGGTTCCCAAGGAATGGAGCTTACATCACAGGGAGCTGGAACCTACTG GTACTTGCCCCCAGAATGTTTTGAGCTTAGCAAAACTCCTATGATCTCATCAAAG GTTGATGTATGGTCGGTTGGTGTTCTGTTTTACCAAATGCTATTTAAAAAGCGACCCTTTGGACATGACCTAAGCCAAGAACGGATACTACGAGAAGACACAATCATTAAAGCCAAAAAAGTTGAGTTCCCAGCAAAACCTGCCATCTCAAATGAAGCAAAG GATTTGATTCGACGATGTCTAACATACAGCCAAGCAGATAGGCCTGATGTTCTAACACTGGCACAGGATCCATATCTTTCCTACACTAAGAAATGA